One Pseudomonas sp. FP1742 genomic window carries:
- a CDS encoding serine/threonine transporter: MTDVRTPAADNPAVDLTRNSETTHKGWSKHDTTWMLGLYGTAIGAGTLFLPINAGVGGFWPLLILAVLAFPMTFFAHRGLTRFVLSGRSGDITEVVEEHFGIGAGKLITLLYFFAIFPILLVYSVALTNTLSSLMEHQLHMTPPPRAILSLGLILGLMTIVRCGQGVIVKCMSVLVYPFVAALLLLGISLIPNWNGAFFATASEGMPLPLFFKTLWLAIPVMVFSFNHSPIISAFAVDQKQRYGKQAERKSSGILAIAHAMMVVTVMFFCFSCVLALSPSDLAAAKAQNISILSYLANHFQTPVIAYAAPLIALVAITKSFLGHYIGASEGFQGLIVKSLRGRGRVISARWLNRLTALFMILSCWAVATFNPSILGMIETLGGPIIACLLFLMPMYAIRRVPALRQYSGQASNVFVVLVGLIALSAIIYSFMP, translated from the coding sequence ATGACCGATGTACGTACACCTGCTGCCGATAATCCCGCTGTAGACCTCACACGCAATAGCGAAACAACCCACAAAGGCTGGAGTAAACACGACACCACCTGGATGCTTGGCCTCTACGGCACGGCAATTGGCGCCGGCACGCTGTTCCTGCCGATCAACGCCGGCGTGGGTGGTTTCTGGCCGCTGCTGATTCTGGCCGTGCTGGCATTTCCGATGACATTTTTCGCCCACCGCGGCCTGACTCGTTTCGTGTTGTCCGGCCGTTCCGGGGACATCACCGAGGTGGTGGAAGAACACTTCGGCATCGGTGCCGGCAAACTGATCACGCTGCTGTATTTCTTTGCGATCTTCCCGATCCTGCTGGTGTACAGCGTGGCGCTGACCAACACCTTGAGCAGCCTGATGGAGCACCAGTTGCACATGACGCCGCCGCCTCGGGCGATCCTGTCGCTGGGGCTGATCCTCGGCCTGATGACCATCGTCCGTTGTGGTCAGGGCGTCATCGTCAAATGCATGAGCGTGCTGGTCTACCCGTTCGTCGCGGCCTTGCTGCTGCTGGGCATCAGCCTGATCCCGAACTGGAACGGCGCATTCTTCGCCACCGCCAGCGAAGGCATGCCGCTGCCGCTGTTCTTCAAGACCTTGTGGCTGGCGATCCCGGTGATGGTGTTCTCGTTCAACCATTCGCCGATCATTTCCGCCTTCGCCGTCGATCAGAAGCAGCGTTACGGCAAGCAAGCCGAACGCAAAAGCAGCGGCATTCTGGCGATCGCTCACGCCATGATGGTCGTCACGGTGATGTTCTTTTGCTTCAGCTGCGTGCTGGCGTTGTCCCCGTCTGATTTGGCCGCAGCGAAGGCGCAGAACATTTCGATCCTGTCGTACCTGGCCAACCACTTCCAGACACCGGTCATCGCTTACGCCGCGCCGCTGATTGCACTGGTGGCGATCACCAAATCTTTCCTGGGCCATTACATCGGCGCCAGCGAAGGCTTTCAGGGCCTGATCGTGAAAAGCCTGCGCGGTCGTGGTCGAGTCATCTCTGCCCGCTGGCTGAACCGCCTCACTGCGCTGTTCATGATCCTCAGTTGCTGGGCCGTGGCGACTTTCAATCCGAGCATCCTGGGCATGATCGAAACCCTCGGCGGGCCGATCATCGCCTGCCTGTTGTTCCTGATGCCGATGTACGCCATCCGCCGCGTGCCAGCCTTGCGCCAGTACTCGGGCCAGGCCTCGAACGTGTTTGTGGTGTTGGTCGGTCTGATTGCACTGTCTGCGATCATCTATTCATTTATGCCCTGA
- a CDS encoding L-serine ammonia-lyase — translation MAISVFDLFKVGIGPSSSHTVGPMRAAATFAQALIDQNLLAAVRRVEVQLYGSLSATGVGHATDRACVMGLMGEWPDSIDPTTIDSRIQHLRETGKLSLAGKATIAFNWQHDLLLLDESLPYHPNAMSLTAFGETGELFEQTYYSVGGGFIIEAAEAESGIAPASDVVLPYDFSSAAELLKLCKQHGLRVSELMMANELAWRSEAEIRQGLLHIWSVMRECVEQGLRHEGILPGGLNVPRRAAKLHRSLLEIGKPNVISSTLSAMEWVNLFALAVNEENAAGGRMVTAPTNGAAGIIPAVLHYYMKFNPDASDDDVVAFFLGAAAVGILCKKNASISGAEVGCQGEVGSACAMAAAGLADVLGATPEQLENAAEIGLEHNLGLTCDPVGGLVQVPCIERNAIAAVKAINATQMALRGDGKHFISLDRVIRTMRDTGADMHDKYKETSRGGLAVSWVEC, via the coding sequence ATGGCTATCAGTGTTTTCGATCTCTTTAAAGTCGGCATCGGTCCGTCCAGTTCCCACACCGTCGGCCCGATGCGTGCTGCAGCGACCTTTGCCCAAGCATTGATTGACCAGAATTTACTGGCCGCCGTCCGTCGGGTCGAAGTCCAGCTTTACGGTTCGCTTTCAGCCACCGGCGTCGGCCATGCCACCGACCGCGCCTGTGTCATGGGCCTGATGGGCGAATGGCCGGATAGCATCGACCCGACCACCATCGATTCGCGCATCCAGCACCTGCGGGAAACCGGCAAGCTGTCCCTGGCCGGCAAAGCGACCATCGCCTTCAACTGGCAGCACGATCTCCTGCTGCTCGACGAGAGCCTGCCCTACCATCCTAACGCCATGTCCCTGACAGCCTTCGGCGAAACCGGTGAGCTGTTCGAGCAGACGTACTACTCGGTGGGCGGCGGTTTCATCATCGAAGCGGCCGAAGCCGAGTCCGGCATTGCACCGGCCAGCGACGTCGTGCTGCCGTACGATTTTTCCAGCGCCGCCGAATTGCTCAAGCTCTGCAAACAGCACGGTCTGCGGGTGTCCGAATTGATGATGGCCAATGAACTGGCCTGGCGCAGCGAAGCCGAAATCCGTCAGGGCCTGCTGCACATCTGGTCGGTGATGCGCGAGTGCGTCGAGCAGGGCTTGCGTCACGAAGGCATCCTGCCCGGCGGCCTGAATGTTCCGCGCCGCGCGGCGAAATTGCACCGCAGCCTGTTGGAAATCGGCAAACCGAATGTCATCAGCTCCACCCTGTCGGCCATGGAGTGGGTGAACCTGTTCGCCCTCGCCGTGAACGAAGAAAACGCCGCCGGCGGACGGATGGTCACCGCCCCTACAAACGGGGCGGCGGGGATCATTCCGGCCGTGCTGCACTACTACATGAAATTCAACCCGGACGCGTCGGACGATGATGTCGTGGCGTTCTTTTTGGGGGCCGCCGCCGTAGGCATTCTCTGTAAGAAAAACGCCTCGATCTCCGGCGCTGAAGTCGGCTGCCAGGGTGAGGTCGGCTCGGCCTGCGCCATGGCCGCCGCCGGTTTGGCCGACGTGCTCGGCGCCACCCCGGAGCAACTGGAAAACGCCGCCGAAATCGGCCTGGAACACAACCTCGGCCTGACCTGCGACCCGGTCGGCGGTCTGGTGCAAGTGCCGTGCATCGAGCGCAACGCGATTGCCGCGGTGAAAGCGATCAACGCCACGCAAATGGCCCTGCGCGGTGACGGCAAACACTTCATTTCCCTGGACCGGGTGATCCGCACCATGCGCGATACCGGCGCCGATATGCACGACAAATACAAAGAAACTTCACGGGGCGGCCTGGCGGTTAGCTGGGTGGAGTGCTGA